Proteins co-encoded in one Rhopalosiphum maidis isolate BTI-1 chromosome 2, ASM367621v3, whole genome shotgun sequence genomic window:
- the LOC113551516 gene encoding ras-related protein Rab-35 — protein sequence MAKEYDHLFKLLIIGDSGVGKSSLLVRFADNTFSGSYITTIGVDFKIRTVIVDGEKVKLQIWDTAGQERFRTITSTYYRGTHGVIVVYDVSNGDSFANVKRWLHEIDQNCEVVNRILVGNKNDAPDRKVVLTEDAQRFADQMGIQLYETSAKDNINVEQMFMSITKQVLRNKKETKERQAHQNNDVVTLRKGHSKGAKRKCC from the exons ATGGCTAAGGAATATGATCATCTGTTTAAGTTGTTAATCATCGGTGACAGTG GTGTTGGCAAAAGTTCATTGCTTGTTCGTTTTGCCGATAACACATTCTCTGGTAGTTATATAACAACCATAGGCGTCGACTTCAAAATCAGAACAGTCATAGTTGACGGAGAAAAAGTGAAATTACAGATATGGGACACAGCAGGCCAAGAAAGATTTAGAACAATTACGTCAAC GTATTACAGAGGTACACATGGTGTTATAGTTGTATATGATGTTAGCAATGGGGATTCATTTGCAAATGTCAAACGGTGGTTACATGAGATTGACCAGAATTGTGAAGTTGTCAATAGGATATTAG TTGGAAACAAAAATGATGCCCCTGATCGAAAGGTAGTGTTAACAGAAGATGCTCAAAGATTTGCTGATCAAATGGGCATCCAATTATATGAAACTAGTGCCAAAGACAACATAAATGTTGAacag atgttCATGTCGATTACTAAACAAGTATTGCGGAACAAAAAGGAAACCAAGGAACGACAGGCGCATCAGAACAATGATGTAGTGACTTTAAGAAAAGGTCACTCAAAAGGAGCGAAAAGAAAATGTTGTTAA